One genomic segment of Aquipluma nitroreducens includes these proteins:
- a CDS encoding YjbH domain-containing protein, with the protein MRYIVFLSIWFISFIPFGVNAQESHKALDQKLNKMGFENIRSYSLDNRIFIALENNIYRWEIDAIVTALDTIVAYSNPESQISLYVLKNDIPQLEIRVPARLWLQYRSGKITKSKLLDALQVDCSIDEDWKSLKRGVGLNSNVNKIDLVIYLQFAIQNRLLTQLYEIQFNIAPAVEVSLWKGMLFTGQIIFPLKNDLEVLDIKENVDYKSRNFLYASHEGDYIRLGFMTISQDIRLPHQWFANLTLGNFNAHRYGMNGQVDHFFKGNQWSIAANAGLTGSSHFLQGQWVTSPINTFTWRLTSGYFYPRFNLQLDLSYGSFLNNDKGFRADCGRHFGSTTIGFYAMHTGSDFNGGFKFTIPFPTAKRTRKHTLRITTPKYFDSDYNAGYAVYYGKDYETRPNENQTEHFNNPVFIKSQLTK; encoded by the coding sequence GTGAGATACATTGTATTTCTTTCTATCTGGTTTATAAGCTTTATACCATTTGGGGTAAATGCACAAGAAAGCCATAAGGCATTAGACCAAAAGCTAAACAAAATGGGTTTTGAGAATATTCGCAGCTACTCGCTGGACAACCGGATTTTCATTGCTCTTGAAAATAACATTTACCGTTGGGAGATTGATGCCATTGTTACGGCGCTCGATACGATAGTAGCCTACTCCAATCCAGAGTCACAGATTTCGCTTTACGTGCTTAAAAATGACATTCCTCAGTTAGAAATTCGAGTTCCTGCCAGATTATGGTTGCAGTACCGTTCGGGTAAAATTACAAAGTCCAAATTATTGGATGCTCTGCAGGTCGATTGCAGCATTGACGAAGACTGGAAATCTTTGAAAAGAGGGGTTGGTTTAAATTCAAATGTAAACAAAATTGATTTGGTGATTTATCTGCAGTTTGCTATTCAAAACCGGCTACTGACTCAATTGTACGAAATACAGTTTAATATAGCTCCGGCAGTGGAAGTATCCTTGTGGAAAGGGATGTTATTTACCGGGCAGATCATTTTCCCTCTGAAAAACGATTTGGAAGTACTGGATATCAAAGAGAATGTGGATTACAAAAGTCGTAATTTTTTATATGCCTCACATGAAGGCGATTATATCCGGCTCGGTTTTATGACTATTTCTCAGGATATTCGCTTGCCACACCAATGGTTTGCGAACCTGACTCTCGGCAATTTTAATGCCCACCGTTACGGTATGAATGGACAGGTCGATCATTTTTTTAAGGGAAACCAATGGAGTATCGCCGCTAATGCCGGCTTAACCGGAAGTTCGCACTTTTTGCAGGGACAATGGGTTACCAGCCCAATAAATACCTTTACCTGGCGGTTAACGTCCGGGTATTTCTACCCCCGATTCAACCTCCAGTTAGATTTAAGCTATGGAAGTTTTCTGAATAATGACAAAGGGTTCCGTGCTGATTGCGGCCGACACTTTGGTTCTACAACCATTGGTTTTTATGCCATGCATACAGGAAGCGATTTCAATGGCGGATTTAAATTCACCATTCCTTTTCCAACAGCCAAACGAACCCGGAAACACACCCTCAGGATAACGACACCAAAATATTTCGACTCGGACTACAATGCCGGATACGCGGTGTATTATGGCAAAGATTATGAAACACGGCCCAACGAAAATCAAACGGAACACTTTAATAACCCTGTCTTTATAAAAAGTCAGTTAACTAAATAG
- a CDS encoding CARDB domain-containing protein: protein MKKSIFKTIAAIMLFSFALSAVLLNSCKKNVGDVYDYAPVVLNPDFELLTVDYAFDNEALNSESGVSFKVAYKNIEITQTAYSSVLNFYVDGNIQQSALLKDLAGNTKYETVFDWQAIAGQHDFKFEINLSSNGSKIVEEANTTNNSQTTSLNIAVKNLVAASEVVVEPSVVNQAIAADPEGDVANVLDSEGIAVATSVDAVKTTYSDNTTAIVAAVEKNDGTIDETKVILSVTSNSGVHQGQKQEANTTLVIETLVTQEEISFYNAKEKLTYKDGTLSYTSLKNAKVGCTEPSNLQAFFANQVAINAFTDAVLSAIKQLGVANGLAAAPEILISVLEAFNLTQGNIDNPPTYTVEITNSSTICSDDCITGLVVKTYSYPGFVLHFSDDRGTIPSITKEPNCSKSNNGTYTFEDCGGNKVSYIFNSTRPVIATKTPCVANVHN, encoded by the coding sequence ATGAAAAAATCAATTTTTAAAACAATTGCAGCAATTATGCTATTTTCCTTTGCATTAAGTGCAGTCTTGCTTAATAGTTGCAAAAAAAACGTAGGCGACGTATATGACTACGCTCCGGTGGTACTAAATCCCGACTTTGAATTATTAACGGTTGATTATGCTTTCGACAACGAAGCGCTAAATTCAGAAAGTGGAGTATCTTTTAAGGTAGCCTATAAAAACATCGAAATTACGCAAACAGCTTACTCTTCGGTATTAAACTTTTATGTTGATGGTAATATTCAGCAAAGTGCTTTGCTTAAAGACTTGGCAGGAAACACCAAATATGAAACCGTTTTCGATTGGCAAGCTATTGCCGGACAGCATGATTTTAAGTTTGAGATTAACCTATCGTCAAATGGAAGTAAAATTGTTGAAGAAGCGAATACGACGAACAATTCGCAAACGACAAGTCTTAATATTGCGGTAAAAAATTTGGTAGCAGCAAGTGAAGTTGTTGTGGAACCTTCCGTTGTTAATCAAGCTATTGCCGCCGATCCTGAAGGGGATGTGGCAAATGTACTGGACAGTGAAGGAATCGCTGTGGCCACTTCGGTTGACGCTGTTAAAACAACCTATTCTGATAATACAACAGCCATAGTTGCTGCTGTTGAGAAAAATGATGGAACGATTGATGAAACCAAAGTCATTTTATCTGTTACAAGTAATTCCGGGGTTCACCAAGGTCAAAAACAGGAAGCAAACACTACGCTGGTTATCGAAACCTTAGTCACACAAGAAGAAATCTCGTTTTATAATGCAAAGGAAAAGCTGACCTATAAAGACGGAACCCTATCTTACACAAGTCTGAAAAATGCCAAGGTAGGATGTACTGAACCAAGTAATCTACAAGCATTCTTTGCAAATCAGGTGGCAATAAATGCCTTTACTGATGCGGTTTTGTCAGCTATTAAGCAGTTAGGTGTCGCAAACGGACTGGCTGCCGCGCCCGAGATTCTCATTTCAGTTTTGGAAGCCTTTAACCTAACCCAGGGTAACATCGATAACCCTCCAACTTATACTGTTGAAATCACAAACTCATCAACAATTTGTTCTGACGATTGTATAACTGGACTTGTAGTGAAAACATATTCCTATCCAGGTTTCGTATTACATTTTTCAGATGACAGGGGAACAATACCCTCCATTACAAAAGAGCCCAATTGCAGTAAGTCAAATAATGGAACATATACATTTGAAGACTGTGGGGGAAATAAAGTTTCGTATATATTTAATTCAACCCGACCTGTAATCGCAACAAAGACTCCTTGTGTTGCGAATGTACATAATTAG
- a CDS encoding sugar transferase yields MSRKTTLFYAADISLVTLSFLLLIWAKPASLRVYLPQYFEPFVIFLCIWLVASIPTKKYSVKGKESFNDFMVPVVLSGFITLGVVCILIVGYNRFAYSRMIVFGTLALSGFLEILLFSLYYYYRKLNRSSDNFESVMFYLKQLETQPTSTSYVSLFESDHEEDYPVHNLLHYREFLLEQTSEPVYQFICRHVEEINDRTLVLSTTSHFVVEMTSGLSKVIINLQPTNDIKRVNKFFEMVNTKLDVGGLFIGCVITNEIRKANIFRKYPWAIKHIIYSIYFIFKRIFPKLPLLKKIYFFMTNGFDRPMSKAEAIGRLYCCGFEVLENQQFSDRLFFVAHKTTEPTFDLKPTYGPLISLKRIGKNGKIIHVYKLRTMHPYAEYIQEYVFAKNQLQEGGKFKDDFRISTSGRILRKLWIDELPMLFNMLMGDLKLVGVRPLSRHYFNLYSKELQERRMKHRPGLVPPFYADMPVTLDEIMASELKYLAAYEKHPFRTDWIYFGKAFNNILIKRKRSN; encoded by the coding sequence ATGAGTAGAAAAACTACTTTATTCTATGCTGCCGATATCAGCTTAGTTACACTCTCATTTTTACTTCTGATCTGGGCAAAACCAGCTTCGCTACGGGTTTATCTTCCGCAATATTTCGAGCCTTTTGTCATATTCCTGTGTATCTGGCTCGTTGCTTCCATACCAACTAAAAAGTATTCGGTTAAAGGAAAGGAATCCTTCAACGATTTCATGGTGCCTGTCGTTTTAAGTGGCTTTATTACCCTGGGCGTTGTCTGTATCTTAATTGTTGGATATAATCGTTTTGCTTATTCGAGGATGATTGTTTTCGGTACACTTGCACTTTCAGGGTTTCTTGAGATTTTACTCTTTTCGTTGTATTATTATTACCGGAAACTAAACAGAAGTTCGGATAATTTCGAATCGGTAATGTTCTACCTGAAGCAGTTGGAAACACAGCCTACCTCAACAAGTTACGTCTCTTTATTTGAATCTGACCACGAAGAAGATTATCCGGTTCATAACCTTCTTCATTATAGGGAATTTTTGCTGGAGCAAACCAGTGAACCGGTATATCAGTTTATTTGTCGCCATGTTGAGGAGATCAATGACCGTACCCTGGTACTTTCAACTACTTCGCACTTCGTTGTTGAAATGACATCAGGCTTGTCGAAAGTAATCATTAATCTCCAGCCGACCAACGACATTAAGCGTGTCAATAAGTTTTTCGAGATGGTAAACACCAAACTTGATGTTGGTGGTTTGTTTATTGGATGTGTAATTACCAATGAAATACGGAAAGCGAATATATTCAGGAAATACCCCTGGGCTATCAAGCACATTATTTATTCCATCTATTTTATTTTTAAACGTATATTCCCGAAACTACCATTACTTAAGAAAATCTATTTCTTCATGACCAATGGTTTCGACAGGCCCATGTCAAAAGCTGAAGCGATAGGCAGGCTCTACTGTTGTGGTTTTGAGGTATTGGAAAACCAGCAGTTTTCGGATCGTCTGTTTTTTGTGGCGCACAAAACCACCGAACCCACCTTTGATCTGAAGCCGACATACGGGCCTCTGATTAGCCTGAAACGAATAGGAAAAAATGGCAAGATTATACATGTATATAAGCTACGTACCATGCACCCTTACGCCGAATATATTCAGGAATATGTTTTTGCCAAAAACCAACTTCAGGAAGGCGGAAAGTTTAAAGATGATTTCCGGATTTCGACTTCTGGCCGTATCCTCCGTAAATTGTGGATTGACGAACTACCTATGCTGTTCAATATGTTGATGGGCGATCTGAAACTTGTTGGAGTAAGACCATTGAGTCGACATTATTTTAATTTATATTCGAAAGAACTTCAGGAACGACGCATGAAACACCGGCCAGGCCTGGTGCCTCCTTTTTATGCCGATATGCCTGTCACTTTGGATGAAATCATGGCATCCGAGTTGAAATATCTTGCAGCTTACGAAAAACATCCTTTTAGAACGGATTGGATCTATTTTGGGAAGGCGTTCAATAACATTCTGATCAAACGAAAACGGAGTAATTAG
- the wecB gene encoding non-hydrolyzing UDP-N-acetylglucosamine 2-epimerase: MKILSVVGARPNFMKIAPFIHAINNFNRTNNEKIEHVLVHTGQHYDDRMSKTFFEELSIPEADINLGIGSGTHAEQVGQTMIEFEKVLKSEKPDWVVVVGDVNATLACSVTAKKEWIKVCHIEAGLRSGDIKMPEEVNRLVTDRLSDLLLTPDRLSSENLRKEGTAEDRIVFVGNIMIDTLETNRVKAEAMSIQDIIHRNLPAGYQLKTAVPADENYALMTLHRPSNVDLKEVFEPIMRFLMDEVTKDLTLIWPVHPRTMKQMRVFGLYDEIVNRLRIILLEPLGYFDMLRLNSGARVMLTDSGGLQEECTILGTSCLTLRWNTERPITLKEHGGASVLVGNNVERIREEYRTALAKERTPIRPQLWDGHTSERCLQAILNVSEKFADKSDHLPISVLERQLI; encoded by the coding sequence ATGAAGATTCTTTCCGTAGTAGGAGCCCGTCCTAATTTCATGAAAATTGCCCCTTTTATTCATGCGATAAACAATTTTAACAGAACGAATAACGAAAAAATTGAACATGTTTTGGTGCATACCGGTCAGCATTATGACGACCGCATGTCGAAGACTTTTTTTGAAGAACTTTCAATTCCGGAAGCAGATATTAATTTAGGAATTGGTTCAGGTACCCATGCGGAGCAGGTAGGCCAAACCATGATTGAATTCGAAAAAGTACTGAAATCGGAAAAACCCGATTGGGTGGTGGTGGTGGGCGATGTGAACGCCACACTGGCCTGTTCGGTCACCGCCAAGAAAGAATGGATCAAGGTTTGCCACATTGAGGCAGGCTTGCGTTCAGGAGACATCAAAATGCCGGAGGAAGTCAACCGTCTGGTTACAGATCGCTTGTCCGACCTTTTGCTCACCCCCGACAGATTGTCATCCGAAAACCTGAGAAAGGAAGGCACCGCGGAAGATCGTATTGTTTTCGTGGGCAACATCATGATTGATACCCTGGAAACCAACCGGGTCAAAGCAGAGGCAATGAGTATTCAGGATATCATCCATCGGAATTTGCCAGCGGGTTATCAATTGAAAACTGCTGTGCCTGCTGATGAAAATTATGCGCTGATGACCTTGCACAGGCCGTCGAATGTCGATTTAAAAGAAGTTTTCGAACCGATCATGCGTTTTTTGATGGATGAAGTCACCAAAGACTTAACCCTCATTTGGCCGGTTCACCCGCGTACCATGAAGCAAATGCGGGTTTTCGGACTCTACGACGAGATTGTCAATCGCCTCAGAATAATTTTGCTTGAACCTCTTGGCTATTTCGATATGTTGCGTTTAAACAGTGGCGCACGGGTTATGCTCACCGACAGTGGTGGTTTGCAGGAGGAATGTACCATACTGGGAACATCTTGCCTCACACTCCGCTGGAACACCGAACGGCCAATTACTTTAAAGGAACACGGTGGGGCGAGTGTTTTGGTCGGGAACAATGTGGAGCGAATCAGAGAAGAATACCGTACTGCTCTTGCAAAAGAACGAACACCGATTCGTCCTCAACTCTGGGATGGTCATACATCTGAAAGATGTTTGCAAGCAATCCTGAACGTTTCAGAGAAATTTGCTGATAAATCGGATCACCTCCCAATCTCAGTACTGGAAAGACAACTTATATAA